A genome region from Chiroxiphia lanceolata isolate bChiLan1 chromosome 5, bChiLan1.pri, whole genome shotgun sequence includes the following:
- the USP44 gene encoding ubiquitin carboxyl-terminal hydrolase 44 isoform X1, producing MDKCKHVGRLRLAQDHSILNPQKWHCMDCNTTESVWACLSCSHVACGRYIEEHALKHFQESRHPVALEVNDLYVFCYLCDDYVLNDNATGDLKLLRSTLSAIKSQNYECTTRSGRTLRSMGTSDDSYLSHGGAQATLRNEDRMFTALWHRRRAFLGKIFRSWLELTPTGKRILEEERRREEAEEKKDKARKRRQERKRELKAEMEKMPPRKSSRLQNQIRMSSKTEPCPQKASQNMESVAELKETYTSDELRLKKISDSPIKRRPTVTPGVTGLRNLGNTCYMNSVLQVLSHLLIFRECFLKLDLNQTQELLATATNGKTRSSSKHPSITASTLHVNENQEKVKGSVRRPSLSSGLSGGASKSMELIQPREPSSKHISLCHELHTLFQVMWSGKWALVSPFAMLHSVWRLIPAFRGYAQQDAQEFLCELLDKVQQELETTGTRYPALIPASQRKLIKQVLTVVNNIFHGQLLSQVTCLACDNKSNTIEPFWDLSLEFPERYHCNGKEMMSSQYPCLLTEMLAKFTETEALEGKIYACDQCNTKRRKFSSKPVILTEAQKQLMVCRLPQVLRLHLKRFRWSGRNHREKIGVHVSFDQILNMEPYCCRESLKSLRPDCFIYDLSAVVMHHGKGFGSGHYTAYCYNSEGGFWVHCNDSKLNMCTMEEVCKAQAYILFYSQRLTQANGHGKVPCPSTAESQQHTELAGCSMDNSSS from the exons ATGGATAAGTGTAAGCACGTAGGACGTCTGCGACTGGCCCAAGATCACTCCATTCTCAATCCACAGAAATGGCATTGCATGGACTGCAATACTACGGAATCTGTGTGGGCGTGCCTCAGCTGCTCACATGTGGCATGTGGAAGATACATCGAAGAACACGCACTAAAGCACTTTCAGGAGAGCAGGCACCCCGTGGCATTGGAAGTAAATGATCTGTATGTTTTCTGTTATCTCTGCGACGATTACGTTCTCAACGATAACGCAACTGGTGATTTAAAGCTGTTGCGGAGTACGTTAAGTGCAATCAAGAGTCAAAACTATGAGTGCACTACTCGGAGCGGGAGGACTTTGCGTTCTATGGGTACAAGTGATGATTCCTACCTTTCACATGGTGGTGCCCAAGCCACGCTTCGGAATGAAGATCGAATGTTCACAGCTCTCTGGCACCGACGGCGGGCGTTCCTTGGCAAAATATTCAGATCGTGGCTTGAGCTGACACCTACTGGAAAAAGGattttggaagaagaaagacGTCgggaagaagcagaggaaaaaaaggacaaagctAGGAAGAGAAGACAGGAACGAAAGCGTGAGTTGaaagcagagatggaaaagatgCCTCCAAGAAAGAGCAGTCGTTTACAAAATCAGATTAGAATGTCTTCAAAAACAGAACCCTGCCCTCAAAAAGCATCACAGAACATGGAATCTGTGGCAGAGTTGAAAGAGACATATACCTCAGATGAAttgagactgaaaaaaataagtgactCTCCAATTAAACGAAGGCCCACAGTGACTCCTGGGGTAACAGGACTGAGAAACCTGGGAAATACATGCTATATGAATTCTGTCCTGCAGGTATTAAGTCACTTACTTATTTTTCGAGAGTGCTTTTTAAAGCTTGATCTCAATCAAACTCAGGAACTGCTGGCAACAGCAACCAATGGTAAAACAAGATCTTCGTCTAAACACCCATCAATAACTGCCTCAACATTACATGTGAATGAGAACCAAGAGAAAGTAAAGGGATCTGTGAGGCGGCCTAGTTTATCCTCTGGATTAAGTGGAGGAGCATCAAAAAGTATGGAACTCATTCAGCCCAGGGAGCCCAGTTCAAAGCATATTTCTCTCTGTCATGAGCTGCATACTCTGTTCCAGGTTATGTGGTCTGGCAAATGGGCACTGGTGTCTCCTTTTGCCATGCTTCATTCTGTGTGGAGACTAATTCCAGCCTTCAGAGGATATGCCCAACAAGATGCTCAGGAATTTCTCTGTGAACTTTTGGATAAAGTACAGCAGGAACTGGAGACTACAGGGACCAGATACCCAGCTCTTATCCCTGCTTCTCAAAGAAAACTTATAAAACAGGTTTTGACTGTGGTTAACAACATTTTTCATGGACAGCTATTGAGTCAG GTTACATGTCTTGCCTGTGACAATAAATCAAATACCATAGAACCTTTCTGGGACCTGTCCCTGGAGTTTCCCGAGAGGTACCACTGCAATGGCAAGGAGATGATGTCGTCTCAGTATCCATGTCTGCTGACAGAAATGCTGGCCAAGTTTACAGAAACTGAAGCTTTGGAAGGAAAGATATATGCGTGTGATCAGTGCAACA CAAAACGAAGGAAGTTTTCTTCTAAACCAGTTATACTCACAGAAGCTCAGAAGCAGCTTATGGTGTGTCGACTACCTCAGGTTCTCAGATTACACCTTAAACGGTTTAG GTGGTCAGGACGCAATCATCGTGAGAAGATTGGCGTACATGTTAGTTTTGACCAAATACTAAACATGGAGCCTTATTGCTGCAGAGAATCCCTCAAGTCTCTCCGGCCTGACTGCTTCATCTACGACTTGTCTGCTGTGGTAATGCATCACGGGAAAGGATTTGGCTCAGGGCACTACACTGCCTACTGCTACAATTCAGAAGGAG GATTTTGGGTACACTGCAATGATTCCAAACTCAACATGTGCACTATGGAAGAAGTATGCAAGGCTCAAGCCtacattttgttttacagtCAACGACTTACTCAGGCAAATGGACATGGTAAAGTACCATGTCCTAGCACAGCTGAAAGTCAGCAGCACACAGAATTAGCTGGCTGTTCCATGGACAACAGTAGCAGCTAA
- the USP44 gene encoding ubiquitin carboxyl-terminal hydrolase 44 isoform X2, with protein MDKCKHVGRLRLAQDHSILNPQKWHCMDCNTTESVWACLSCSHVACGRYIEEHALKHFQESRHPVALEVNDLYVFCYLCDDYVLNDNATGDLKLLRSTLSAIKSQNYECTTRSGRTLRSMGTSDDSYLSHGGAQATLRNEDRMFTALWHRRRAFLGKIFRSWLELTPTGKRILEEERRREEAEEKKDKARKRRQERKRELKAEMEKMPPRKSSRLQNQIRMSSKTEPCPQKASQNMESVAELKETYTSDELRLKKISDSPIKRRPTVTPGVTGLRNLGNTCYMNSVLQVLSHLLIFRECFLKLDLNQTQELLATATNGKTRSSSKHPSITASTLHVNENQEKVKGSVRRPSLSSGLSGGASKSMELIQPREPSSKHISLCHELHTLFQVMWSGKWALVSPFAMLHSVWRLIPAFRGYAQQDAQEFLCELLDKVQQELETTGTRYPALIPASQRKLIKQVLTVVNNIFHGQLLSQVTCLACDNKSNTIEPFWDLSLEFPERYHCNGKEMMSSQYPCLLTEMLAKFTETEALEGKIYACDQCNIILTEAQKQLMVCRLPQVLRLHLKRFRWSGRNHREKIGVHVSFDQILNMEPYCCRESLKSLRPDCFIYDLSAVVMHHGKGFGSGHYTAYCYNSEGGFWVHCNDSKLNMCTMEEVCKAQAYILFYSQRLTQANGHGKVPCPSTAESQQHTELAGCSMDNSSS; from the exons ATGGATAAGTGTAAGCACGTAGGACGTCTGCGACTGGCCCAAGATCACTCCATTCTCAATCCACAGAAATGGCATTGCATGGACTGCAATACTACGGAATCTGTGTGGGCGTGCCTCAGCTGCTCACATGTGGCATGTGGAAGATACATCGAAGAACACGCACTAAAGCACTTTCAGGAGAGCAGGCACCCCGTGGCATTGGAAGTAAATGATCTGTATGTTTTCTGTTATCTCTGCGACGATTACGTTCTCAACGATAACGCAACTGGTGATTTAAAGCTGTTGCGGAGTACGTTAAGTGCAATCAAGAGTCAAAACTATGAGTGCACTACTCGGAGCGGGAGGACTTTGCGTTCTATGGGTACAAGTGATGATTCCTACCTTTCACATGGTGGTGCCCAAGCCACGCTTCGGAATGAAGATCGAATGTTCACAGCTCTCTGGCACCGACGGCGGGCGTTCCTTGGCAAAATATTCAGATCGTGGCTTGAGCTGACACCTACTGGAAAAAGGattttggaagaagaaagacGTCgggaagaagcagaggaaaaaaaggacaaagctAGGAAGAGAAGACAGGAACGAAAGCGTGAGTTGaaagcagagatggaaaagatgCCTCCAAGAAAGAGCAGTCGTTTACAAAATCAGATTAGAATGTCTTCAAAAACAGAACCCTGCCCTCAAAAAGCATCACAGAACATGGAATCTGTGGCAGAGTTGAAAGAGACATATACCTCAGATGAAttgagactgaaaaaaataagtgactCTCCAATTAAACGAAGGCCCACAGTGACTCCTGGGGTAACAGGACTGAGAAACCTGGGAAATACATGCTATATGAATTCTGTCCTGCAGGTATTAAGTCACTTACTTATTTTTCGAGAGTGCTTTTTAAAGCTTGATCTCAATCAAACTCAGGAACTGCTGGCAACAGCAACCAATGGTAAAACAAGATCTTCGTCTAAACACCCATCAATAACTGCCTCAACATTACATGTGAATGAGAACCAAGAGAAAGTAAAGGGATCTGTGAGGCGGCCTAGTTTATCCTCTGGATTAAGTGGAGGAGCATCAAAAAGTATGGAACTCATTCAGCCCAGGGAGCCCAGTTCAAAGCATATTTCTCTCTGTCATGAGCTGCATACTCTGTTCCAGGTTATGTGGTCTGGCAAATGGGCACTGGTGTCTCCTTTTGCCATGCTTCATTCTGTGTGGAGACTAATTCCAGCCTTCAGAGGATATGCCCAACAAGATGCTCAGGAATTTCTCTGTGAACTTTTGGATAAAGTACAGCAGGAACTGGAGACTACAGGGACCAGATACCCAGCTCTTATCCCTGCTTCTCAAAGAAAACTTATAAAACAGGTTTTGACTGTGGTTAACAACATTTTTCATGGACAGCTATTGAGTCAG GTTACATGTCTTGCCTGTGACAATAAATCAAATACCATAGAACCTTTCTGGGACCTGTCCCTGGAGTTTCCCGAGAGGTACCACTGCAATGGCAAGGAGATGATGTCGTCTCAGTATCCATGTCTGCTGACAGAAATGCTGGCCAAGTTTACAGAAACTGAAGCTTTGGAAGGAAAGATATATGCGTGTGATCAGTGCAACA TTATACTCACAGAAGCTCAGAAGCAGCTTATGGTGTGTCGACTACCTCAGGTTCTCAGATTACACCTTAAACGGTTTAG GTGGTCAGGACGCAATCATCGTGAGAAGATTGGCGTACATGTTAGTTTTGACCAAATACTAAACATGGAGCCTTATTGCTGCAGAGAATCCCTCAAGTCTCTCCGGCCTGACTGCTTCATCTACGACTTGTCTGCTGTGGTAATGCATCACGGGAAAGGATTTGGCTCAGGGCACTACACTGCCTACTGCTACAATTCAGAAGGAG GATTTTGGGTACACTGCAATGATTCCAAACTCAACATGTGCACTATGGAAGAAGTATGCAAGGCTCAAGCCtacattttgttttacagtCAACGACTTACTCAGGCAAATGGACATGGTAAAGTACCATGTCCTAGCACAGCTGAAAGTCAGCAGCACACAGAATTAGCTGGCTGTTCCATGGACAACAGTAGCAGCTAA